A window from Zingiber officinale cultivar Zhangliang chromosome 7A, Zo_v1.1, whole genome shotgun sequence encodes these proteins:
- the LOC122000676 gene encoding transcription repressor OFP1-like isoform X2, which produces MGNYRFRLSDMMPNAWFYKLKDMSHIANRSKKQAPPPPPPAKLLPGRASLYYSSRAEAERFSFSPTKSKALADRFEEQPRKSKRGSRKKPPAARPRLVASAAAELAPPETPREGSDFAGGESDPCCCRVISSATDIIIDLGAGDSVELNLRPVATKPVLQGGTYSVGSDETQEQRRPSLSSSRRLRVRANSPRLAHRSRAARRQKKALPESALAVVKTSSDPQRDFRDSMMEMIVEHNIRASKDLEELLACYLSLNSDEYHDLIVKAT; this is translated from the exons ATGGGGAACTATAGATTTCGGCTGTCTGACATGATGCCCAATGCTTGGTTCTACAAGCTCAAGGACATGAGTCACATAGCAAATAGGAGCAAGAAGCAGgcgcctccgccgccgccgccggctaAGCTCCTCCCGGGTAGAGCCTCCTTGTACTACTCCAGCAGAGCCGAGGCGGAGAGGTTCTCATTCTCCCCCACCAAAAGCAAAGCCCTGGCCGACCGTTTCGAGGAGCAGCCGCGGAAGTCCAAGAGAGGAAGCAGGAAGAAGCCCCCCGCCGCGCGGCCGCGGCTGgtcgcctccgccgccgccgaATTAGCACCGCCGGAGACGCCGCGCGAGGGCTCCGACTTCGCTGGCGGCGAGTCCGACCCGTGCTGTTGCAGAGTCATCTCCTCTGCCACCGACATCATCATCGACTTGGGCGCCGGAGACTCCGTCGAGCTCAATCTCCGGCCGGTCGCGACGAAGCCGGTACTGCAAGGCGGCACGTATTCTGTGGGGTCTGACGAGACGCAGGAACAGAGGCGACCGTCGTTGTCGTCGTCCCGCCGGCTACGGGTGCGCGCCAACTCCCCGAGGCTGGCCCACCGGAGCAGAGCAGCGCGGAGGCAGAAGAAGGCGCTGCCGGAGAGTGCCTTGGCGGTGGTGAAGACGTCGTCGGACCCGCAGAGGGACTTCCGGGACTCCATGATGGAGATGATCGTGGAACACAACATCCGCGCTTCCAAGGACTTGGAGGAGCTCCTCGCTTGCTATCTGTCGCTCAACTCCGACGAGTACCACGATCTCATCGTCAAG GCAACCTAA
- the LOC122000676 gene encoding transcription repressor OFP1-like isoform X1, whose amino-acid sequence MGNYRFRLSDMMPNAWFYKLKDMSHIANRSKKQAPPPPPPAKLLPGRASLYYSSRAEAERFSFSPTKSKALADRFEEQPRKSKRGSRKKPPAARPRLVASAAAELAPPETPREGSDFAGGESDPCCCRVISSATDIIIDLGAGDSVELNLRPVATKPVLQGGTYSVGSDETQEQRRPSLSSSRRLRVRANSPRLAHRSRAARRQKKALPESALAVVKTSSDPQRDFRDSMMEMIVEHNIRASKDLEELLACYLSLNSDEYHDLIVKVFKQIWFDLN is encoded by the coding sequence ATGGGGAACTATAGATTTCGGCTGTCTGACATGATGCCCAATGCTTGGTTCTACAAGCTCAAGGACATGAGTCACATAGCAAATAGGAGCAAGAAGCAGgcgcctccgccgccgccgccggctaAGCTCCTCCCGGGTAGAGCCTCCTTGTACTACTCCAGCAGAGCCGAGGCGGAGAGGTTCTCATTCTCCCCCACCAAAAGCAAAGCCCTGGCCGACCGTTTCGAGGAGCAGCCGCGGAAGTCCAAGAGAGGAAGCAGGAAGAAGCCCCCCGCCGCGCGGCCGCGGCTGgtcgcctccgccgccgccgaATTAGCACCGCCGGAGACGCCGCGCGAGGGCTCCGACTTCGCTGGCGGCGAGTCCGACCCGTGCTGTTGCAGAGTCATCTCCTCTGCCACCGACATCATCATCGACTTGGGCGCCGGAGACTCCGTCGAGCTCAATCTCCGGCCGGTCGCGACGAAGCCGGTACTGCAAGGCGGCACGTATTCTGTGGGGTCTGACGAGACGCAGGAACAGAGGCGACCGTCGTTGTCGTCGTCCCGCCGGCTACGGGTGCGCGCCAACTCCCCGAGGCTGGCCCACCGGAGCAGAGCAGCGCGGAGGCAGAAGAAGGCGCTGCCGGAGAGTGCCTTGGCGGTGGTGAAGACGTCGTCGGACCCGCAGAGGGACTTCCGGGACTCCATGATGGAGATGATCGTGGAACACAACATCCGCGCTTCCAAGGACTTGGAGGAGCTCCTCGCTTGCTATCTGTCGCTCAACTCCGACGAGTACCACGATCTCATCGTCAAGGTGTTCAAGCAAATTTGGTTCGATCTCAATTAA